DNA from Acidobacteriota bacterium:
AAAAATCCCCGGTCAGCCAAAAAAACACCCGCACTCTCCCAGAAAAACATTCCGCCATCTGCATTGCCCACCAAAGGTGCCACGCTTGCTCCATCAATTCTTCCAGTCAATATCGCTGATGTTGTGGCTCAGGTAGATCAATCTGTCATGAATATTCAAGCCACGGCTGAGGACGGCAGTATTTCGATTGGAAGTGGCTTTTGTCTGGACTCCAAGGGATTGATCGTTACCAACTTTCACGTCATTCGAGGATCGTTAAAGCTTGATGGCCCAATCACTGTGGTCACCCCAGATGCTCGCACTTTGACAGCCAGCCTGCGGGGATATGATGAAGCCACGGATCTGGCCCTGCTCGAAGTTGATTTCGGGGAAAAACCAATCCCTGCATTACCTTTTGGCGACAGCGATACGCTACGGGTCGGAGACTGGGTGATTGCTATCGGAAGCCCTTTTGAACTGGATCATACCGTAACGCTTGGAATTATCAGTGGGAAAGGGCGAACCGGGCTGGATGGCGAGTATGATGATTTTCTCCAGACGGATGCCGCAATCAACTTTGGAAATTCTGGCGGGCCGCTGGTGAATTTAAAAGGCGAAGTCGTCGGAATCAATACGCTGGTGCTGGTTCGGGCTCAGGGGCTTGGATTTGCCATTCCGATCAACATTTTACGGGAAATTACACCGCAATTGCGCGAAAATGGGTTTGTCCGTCGAAGTTCACTTGGTGTGGAAACCCGTGACATCTCCGCGATTGTCCGCCGGACACTGGGACTTGGCACGCAGGCGCGGGGTGTTCTGGTGACCAAAGTCGAGCGCGGGCTCCCCGGAGATGATGCTGGAATCCGTCGTGAAGATATTATTTTGGCGATTGATAGCACCCCAGTGGTTTCAAGTGGACAATTCAACCGCCTGATTGCTCGCAAAACTCCTGGAACCAAAGTCAACATCCGAATCTGGCGAAATGAACAGGAATACACTGTTTCGGCGGCTGTTGTCGAAAAGAAGTAGCCCGGTTGGATCGGGAAAACCTGGACAAACAAAAAAGCTGTGCCTACGGTGAGGCACAGCTTTTAACATGAAGAGGAAAGGAATCGCGTTACGAAAGAGAAAGTCACGTACCAGGTTTCAATCAATGGTTCATCACAGAACCCGTCAAGTGCAGTATCATCATAATTGGGCCAGGAGCGCCAGGCTTGCATCATCAAGACCTTCAATGGCTTCGACCCCAACCCGCTTGAGCAGCAATTCTCGCAGCCGCATTCGGGCCTTGTGCAACTGGGACTTGGATGTTCCAGCGCT
Protein-coding regions in this window:
- a CDS encoding trypsin-like peptidase domain-containing protein; its protein translation is MTRLTALLMISVFLGAETWFGFQPSVWGKPGHSRGTAVQKEKNPRSAKKTPALSQKNIPPSALPTKGATLAPSILPVNIADVVAQVDQSVMNIQATAEDGSISIGSGFCLDSKGLIVTNFHVIRGSLKLDGPITVVTPDARTLTASLRGYDEATDLALLEVDFGEKPIPALPFGDSDTLRVGDWVIAIGSPFELDHTVTLGIISGKGRTGLDGEYDDFLQTDAAINFGNSGGPLVNLKGEVVGINTLVLVRAQGLGFAIPINILREITPQLRENGFVRRSSLGVETRDISAIVRRTLGLGTQARGVLVTKVERGLPGDDAGIRREDIILAIDSTPVVSSGQFNRLIARKTPGTKVNIRIWRNEQEYTVSAAVVEKK